The sequence CGCACGCCCCGTAGAGCGCCACCCCCTCAAGATGGTGTGTCTGCCAGTTCCACCACTTCGGCATCCTCAAAGATCTTTACCGGCCTGGGGCCGGAGGCGGTCAGTTTGAGAGTCGCTACTTCTTGGTCGGCTGGGATTCGGTCGCCTGTTTGTGCTTGGCCTCCTGCTCCTTGAGCAGCGCCTCGAGCTCGGCCTTGGACAGCGACTTGACCTTGAAGCCCTGGCCGGACTCGCCGCCTTGGACCGTGGCTTCAAGCGGGGTGTCGCCCGACTGGCTCGCGGCAGCCGCTGGCGCCGGGGCAGTGGGCGCAGGCTTGGCCGGGGCGGGCTTGGCTGGTGCGCTGGTGGCGGGCTTGCCCTTCTCCGGCGATTTGCGGTCCATGATCGAGGAACCGCCGCTGGCCGAACTCATCATGAATGACAGCGCCAGCGAACTGACCATGAAGACGATCGCCGCGCCGGTGGTGACCTTGCTCAATAGCGTGGCCGTGCCCCGCGGACCGAAGGCGGTCTGGGAGCCCATCATCCCGAACGCGCCGGCCAGGTCGGCGCTCTTGCCGGATTGCAGCAAGATGACCAGAATCAGGATGAAACAGCAAATCAGGTGAATCACCAAAATCAAATTGACCATCAATATCCCGCCTTCGTCAAAATTTCACGATCCGTACAAAATCGTCTGCCTTGAGGCTGGCGCCCCCGACGAGGGCGCCGTCGATGTCGGATTCGGCCATCAGGGCGCTGATGTTGTCCGGTTTGACGCTCCCGCCATATAGCAGGCGCAAACTGCCAGCCGCCTGCGGATCATACAGTTCAGTGAGAACGGAACGTATGAACGCGTGCATGGACTGGGCTTGCGCCGGGGTAGCCGTGCGGCCGGTCCCGATCGCCCAGACCGGCTCGTAGGCGAGGATCATACGGAAAACTTCCCCGGGTGTCAAGTCCTTTAAGGCCGTCCGGAGCTGGGCGCTGACCACCGGTTCGGCTTCGCCGCGTTCGCGCTGATCGAGGGTTTCGCCGACGCACAGAATGGGCGTCATCCCCTTACGCAGTGCGGTGGCGACCTTGCGGCCGATCAGGTCGTCGGTTTCCTGCAGGATGTGGCGCCGCTCGGAGTGTCCGATGATCACGTGGGTGCACCCGGCGCTCAGGAGCATAATCGGCGAGATTTCGCCGGTGAACGCTCCGGAATCGGCCGGGTAGAGGTTCTGGGCGCCCAGCAGGATCCGGCTGCCTTCCAGCGCCCGCCGGACGTCCGACAGCGCGGTGAACGGCGGCGCCACCAGGACGTCCCGGTCCGCCAGCTGGCCCACCGCGGCCGCCAGCTCCCCGGCCAGTTTGACCGCTTCCGGGTTGGTGAGATTCATTTTCCAGTTGCCGGCCAGCATCGGTTTGCGCGCCATAGCGATTCTCTCCTTTGGGCGACTGGGCTGCGCGACCGCGGGTCGGCCAGATCCGGCCCGCGTCGGATGATCAGCGGTCACTGAGCGCGGTGACGCCGGGCAGCGCGAGGCCGCCCAAAAATTCCAACGAGGCGCCGCCGCCGGTGGAGATGTGCGTGATCGCGTCGGCGACGCCGGCCTGCTGGACGGCGGACACCGAATCGCCACCGCCGATGATGCTGCAGGCCGACGACGCGGCGACCGCCTTGGCGATGGATTGCGTCCCGTTGGCGAATGGACGGATCTCGAACACGCCCATGGGCCCGTTCCAGAGCATCGTTCGGGCTTGCTGGATCTTCCGGGCATACGCCATGTAGGTCATGGGTCCGATGTCGACACCCATCCAGCCGTCGGGGATCGGGTCGCCGGGGTCCGTCGTGTTCACCCGGGCGTCTTCGGCGATCCGGTCGGCAATCACGTGATCCACGGGCAGGAGGAACTCCAAGCCCCGCTCCGCCGCCTGGAGCAGGAGACGGGCGGCCAGCTCAATCTTGTCCGGCTCGACGAGGGACTGGCCCACCGACTCGCCGCGGGCCTTGAGGAATGTGTAGGCCATGGCGCCGCCGATCAGGAGCGCGTCCACCTTGCCCATCAGGTTGGTGATCACCTCGATCTTGTCCGAGACCTTGGCGCCGCCGAGGATGGCCACAAACGGCCGTTCCGGCTCACTCAGCGCTTTGCCCAGGTAATACAATTCCCGCTCCATCAGCAGGCCGGCCGCCCGTTCCTTGAAGAACCGGGTCATGCCCTCCGTGGAGGCATGCGCGCGGTGGGCCGTGCCGAACGCGTCGTTGACGTATACGTCCGCCAGGCCGGCCAGTTGTTCGGCGAAGCCGGGGTTGTTCTGCTCCTCCTCCTTGTGGAAGCGGAGGTTTTCCAGCAGCAGCACATCGCCGGGCTGCAGGGCCTGGACGGCCGAGCGGGCCGGTTCGCCCACGCAGTCCGTTGCGAAGCCGACCTTGCGCCCGAGGAGGCCGGCCAACTCGGCGGCGACGGGCTCCAGACTGAACTCGGGGCTCGGCCCGCCCTTGGGCCGACCCAGGTGGGAGGCAAGGATGACCGCAGCACCACCGTCGAGCAGGTGACGGATGGTGGGGAGGGCGGCGGTGATCCGGGTCTTGTCCTTGATCTTGCCGTCCTTGATGGGGACATTGAAATCCACCCGGACGAATACGCGACGGCCCCTGACGTCGATGTCCTTCACCGAGAGCTTGTTCATGTGTCCTCCGAAAAGAACGGCCCGGGACAAGAGCCCGGGCCTGATGCGTTGCGGCGGTGAGCCTATTTCAGCACGAACTTGATCAGATCGGCGACCCGGCAGGAGTAGCCCCACTCGTTGTCGTACCAGGCCAGCACCTTGACCATGTTGCCCATGACGGCGGTGTAGTTGGCGTCGAACATGGAGCTGTGGGTGTTGCCGATGAAGTCGGACGACACCAGCGGTTCGGTGACATACTCCAGGTAACCGTGGAGCGGGCCTTCGGCAGCCGCTTTCATGACCGCGTTGACCTCCTCCTTGGTGGGCACTTTCTCCACCGTCCCGACGAAGTCCACGACGGACACATTCGGGGTGGGGACGCGCAGCGAGATGCCGTCGAATTTGCCCTTCAGATCCGGGATCACCAGACCGATGGCCTTGGCTGCGCCGGTGGTAGTGGGGATGATGTTGAGCGCGGCGGCGCGGGCGCGGCGGAGATCCTTGTGGGGCAGATCCAGCACGCGCTGATCATTCGTGTACGAGTGGATCGTAGTCATCAACCCGTGCACCAGCTTGAAATTGTCATGGAGCACCTTCGCCACCGGGGCCAGGCAGTTGGTGGTGCAGGAGGCGTTCGAGACGATGTGATGCTTGGTCTTGTCGTAGGCGGCGTCGTTGACACCGAGCACGACGGTGAGGTCCGGATCGGTGGCCGGCGCCGAGATGATCACCTTCTTGACCGTGTCGCGCAGGTGCTTGGCGGCGTCGGGCCGCTTGGTGAACAGGCCAGTGGACTCCACCACGACGTCGACTCCCTGATCCGCCCACGGGATGGCCGCGGGATCCTTGACGGCATACGCCTTGACGGTTTTGCCGTTGACAACGATGCCGTCGGCGGCGACGGAAACAGCGGCGGGGAATGTGCGCATCACCGAATCGTACTTGAGCAGGTGAGCCAGTGTCACCGCGTCCGTCACGTCGTTGATGGCCACGATCTCGATCGCCGGATCCTGGCTGACGATCCGGAAGAGCTGTCGCCCGATCCGACCGAAACCGTTGATCCCCACTTTGATAGCCATGGCAACCTCCTTGAAATTTGTCAGAAAGTCTTGGGGAGTGATGAAAATTGTCTGACATCCGGACAATACAACACTGGTGTCATTATTTCAAGCGGATTTACCTGCCAGCCGGGCGCGCGGGCACTCATCGGACAGGCCGCTTGGCGCGGGCAGGCGGAGTCGAAAAAATCCGGTTTCGCGTTGCGGCAATCTAATGCATCGGCTAGAATGACCGGACGGTCTGCACCGGACGGTTGATCTTGGAGCAAGGAGCGCAGTGATGGAGTTGAAAGAACGAGTGGATGCAGCGTTGCAGAAGACGCGCGCGTTTTTACAGGCCGACGGCGGCGACGTGGAGCTGGTGGACGTCCTGCCCGACGGTGTCGTCCAGGTGCGACTCAAGGGCGCCTGCGGCGGCTGCCCCATGGCCACACTAACCCTCAAGCGCGGCATCGAACGGATCCTCAAAGAGGAAGTTCCCGAAGTCAAGTCCGTGGAATCGGTCTAACGGCCGTCCTCCAGCTTGGGCAGAATCTCCGCCAGCGCCCGGTCGAAATCGGTGCCCGGACGGTCCGGAGCGTGGCTGTCGGATGCGAAGACCAGGTTCAAGCCCATCCGAATCGCCTCGGACAGGGTGCCCGGCGCCGGGTACAGCTGTCCCGTGTAGACGTAGCCCGCCGTATTGATCTCCAGCGCCGCCCCTGCCTGTCGCATGGCGGCCAACACCCGCCGGATAGCCGCGCGGACCGCCGGCTCGTCCGACACGTCCGGCAGGTTGCGGCGGGGCACGTCCAGGTGGCAGATCATGAAGGGGCGGAATACCGGGATGTGGCGCGCCAGTACGTCGTAGTACTCCAGCGCCAGGGCCACGGGGTCCCGCGCCTGCAGCAGCCGAAGGTTGGGGTCCTTGGCCGAGCTGATGTTCAGATGGATGTTCGCCGTTTCGTCCCAGACAAAATGGTAGGACAGGGCGACGCGGTCCCAAGGATGTCGCTCCGCCACCTCCGTCAGCTCCCGAACCGCCGCCGGGTTCACGCCCAACTCGATGCCTGCCGAGACCACGATCTGCCGGGCGTACTGTCGCTTGAGCATGATTGCCTCGTTCCAGTAGACATCCACCTCGACGTCGTCCAGCCAGGTCCGGCGGCTGTACTGAATCCCGCGCTCCACATGTTCCAGAAAACCGATCTCCTCGAGGCCCCGGTCGATGGCCGAGCGGACATAATCCTCCATTTCACCGACGGCGTGACGGCAATACTTCGTGTGACAGTGCAGATCGCGGCGCGCGCGGCGGCGCAGTTCATCCGGGGTAAGTGGGGTGTGGCGGATCATGGTGCTCCTACAGTTCGAAAAATCGACGCGCCGGTTCGCGCCGGAGGAACAAGCGGGCTTCCTCCTGGCCCTGATCGAACGTCCGCATGGTTGCCGCCGGGTCCCGGGTGACCGTCGAGTTGCGGATCCGGCGAGCCGGGTGTGCCACCAGCAGCCTCCCGGCCGCGGCCTCGCGGCGGACCCACTCGGAATCGTTCCACGCCTCGAGCCGCAACGCCGTTTTCCACATGATGCCCTCCGGATTGTTCGCAACCACCAGCGTGCGATTCGTCCGGACCAGTCGGTCCAGAGCGTCACCGCCGGGATGCTGGGCGAACGCCAGCGGCGTCTTGAAGGTGATGCCGCCGTCGATGAGCCGGGCTCCGTCGAGAGAGACGGGCTGGCCCATAACGAGAGGCAGCAGGCAGGAAGCCATCAGCGCCTCCCGCACGTTGACCGGGGTGAGCCGTCGCAGCCAGGGGCAGCCGGCGGCGGCAGCCGTCAGCTCCGGGTCCTCCGGCCACCGGCCGTACACCACGGGTTCGAAGCGGAGTCCGCACGGCCGGTATTTGTGCCGCCACTCCCGTGTGGCCATCATCAGGAACATGCGGATGAGGTCGCCCCGACGCGGGGCGGTTTCCGGCACCACCCGCGAGGTCACGATAAACAGGCGGCGGGGATTGCGGGGATCGAACAACGCGGCTTCAGTCGGCGGATCCAGGGTGAACGCGATGGACTGCTTCACGCTGCGGCGGAACGAGAACAGACCGAAGAACCCTCGTTCATCCGGGCCGATCGGGACGTCCACCGGGATTGAGTCCGACCAGTTGGACCAGCTTCGGTACAGGACCTCCGGGTCGCCGGTGGCCAGGTCCATCGACGTGAACGCCCCGATGGAACTCCCCGTCAGCACTGTCGGGCTGATGCCGGTCTCACCGAGATCCTTGGCCAGCCGGTAGCCGAAACCGCCCGACCAGGCGCCGCGGCCGGAGCCGCCGGTGTCGAAGATCCAGCGATAGCTGAGCGCGCCCGCCGATGCCATGGCCGGCCGATCAGCGGGAGTCGGACGCGGGCGCAGTCGTCCGGCGGGAAGCCAGCCGGAGTTCCACCGGCACCGCCAGATGCCAGTTGTGGTCGCACTCCGGAGCCAGACGGCCTTTCCGGCGGATGTGCTGGATGATCAGCGTCCGAATGTCGGTGGAGTCGAACGCGATTCGGCGTCCCCGCCGGAACATGTCGTAGTGTCCGCCACCCACCGCCTGGTAGTTGGACACCGCCACCGTGAACTCGGCGGCGGGATCGATTGGCCGGTTCTGGTAATACAGATAGCGCAGCCGCTCGCCCGCCGGCCGGGTGGGGTCGATGGCGTAGTCAGCGCCGGACAGGGTGTCGAAGTTGTATATCCGGAAATTGGGCGCCTGTCCCAACCGCAGGAGCTGCTGGCCGGGATCCCATTCCGCCTGGTCGTACACACCGGCGGCGTGCTCCAGGGCGGCGGCGACGTCCTTGCCCGACAGGCCGAGGGTGACCGTGGTGTTTTCGTACACGTAAAGGGCGTAAATGTCCCGGACCTTGATGTCGCCCCGCCGGATCGTCAGCGGACGGCCCGGCAGATAGGCGGCCATGCTCATCTGGGCGCCCGTGTGCACGCGCATCACCGTGTGGACCAGGTCCAGCAGCGGATTGTCGCGGACGTAGACGCCCTCGGCCGAGAGATCGTCCTCGGCGGTGCCGATGGTTTCGTCCAGCCAGCGCAGCGTGGCCGCGTGAGCCGGCTCCACCAGCGCGGCCACCGCGGGGTCTTCCGGGCCCTTCATGGGCACGTTCCGTCCGGTCTTTTCGGCCAGCGTCCACCGCTTGCCCTGTTTGCGGAACACCAGGTCGATGTGTACGAGATGCTCCGCCCAGCGGTGGCCCTGGGCCGTGAGCACGCCGTTGACCAGGCGCGGCGGGATGTTCTCATGAGCGTGGCCGGTGAGCAGGACGTCGACACCGGGCACCTGCTGCAGGATGGCCCAGGCGGCGTTCTCGTATCCGGAGCCGTTCGGCTGCCCGGTTTCCAGGTCGGCCTCGTAGCCCTCGTGGGTGTTCACGATGATCGCGTCCACACGTTCCTGGTCACGGAGGATTTTCACCCACCGGACGGCTTCCTGGAGCGTCTCGCGGAACTCGAGCCCCTCATAGTTGGCCGGCGTTTCCCAGTTGGGGATGTTGCGGGTGGTCAGGCCCAGCACGCCGATGCGC is a genomic window of Acidobacteriota bacterium containing:
- the secG gene encoding preprotein translocase subunit SecG, which translates into the protein MVNLILVIHLICCFILILVILLQSGKSADLAGAFGMMGSQTAFGPRGTATLLSKVTTGAAIVFMVSSLALSFMMSSASGGSSIMDRKSPEKGKPATSAPAKPAPAKPAPTAPAPAAAASQSGDTPLEATVQGGESGQGFKVKSLSKAELEALLKEQEAKHKQATESQPTKK
- a CDS encoding triose-phosphate isomerase, whose protein sequence is MARKPMLAGNWKMNLTNPEAVKLAGELAAAVGQLADRDVLVAPPFTALSDVRRALEGSRILLGAQNLYPADSGAFTGEISPIMLLSAGCTHVIIGHSERRHILQETDDLIGRKVATALRKGMTPILCVGETLDQRERGEAEPVVSAQLRTALKDLTPGEVFRMILAYEPVWAIGTGRTATPAQAQSMHAFIRSVLTELYDPQAAGSLRLLYGGSVKPDNISALMAESDIDGALVGGASLKADDFVRIVKF
- a CDS encoding phosphoglycerate kinase, whose translation is MNKLSVKDIDVRGRRVFVRVDFNVPIKDGKIKDKTRITAALPTIRHLLDGGAAVILASHLGRPKGGPSPEFSLEPVAAELAGLLGRKVGFATDCVGEPARSAVQALQPGDVLLLENLRFHKEEEQNNPGFAEQLAGLADVYVNDAFGTAHRAHASTEGMTRFFKERAAGLLMERELYYLGKALSEPERPFVAILGGAKVSDKIEVITNLMGKVDALLIGGAMAYTFLKARGESVGQSLVEPDKIELAARLLLQAAERGLEFLLPVDHVIADRIAEDARVNTTDPGDPIPDGWMGVDIGPMTYMAYARKIQQARTMLWNGPMGVFEIRPFANGTQSIAKAVAASSACSIIGGGDSVSAVQQAGVADAITHISTGGGASLEFLGGLALPGVTALSDR
- the gap gene encoding type I glyceraldehyde-3-phosphate dehydrogenase, with the translated sequence MAIKVGINGFGRIGRQLFRIVSQDPAIEIVAINDVTDAVTLAHLLKYDSVMRTFPAAVSVAADGIVVNGKTVKAYAVKDPAAIPWADQGVDVVVESTGLFTKRPDAAKHLRDTVKKVIISAPATDPDLTVVLGVNDAAYDKTKHHIVSNASCTTNCLAPVAKVLHDNFKLVHGLMTTIHSYTNDQRVLDLPHKDLRRARAAALNIIPTTTGAAKAIGLVIPDLKGKFDGISLRVPTPNVSVVDFVGTVEKVPTKEEVNAVMKAAAEGPLHGYLEYVTEPLVSSDFIGNTHSSMFDANYTAVMGNMVKVLAWYDNEWGYSCRVADLIKFVLK
- a CDS encoding NifU family protein: MKERVDAALQKTRAFLQADGGDVELVDVLPDGVVQVRLKGACGGCPMATLTLKRGIERILKEEVPEVKSVESV
- a CDS encoding histidinol-phosphatase HisJ family protein, translating into MIRHTPLTPDELRRRARRDLHCHTKYCRHAVGEMEDYVRSAIDRGLEEIGFLEHVERGIQYSRRTWLDDVEVDVYWNEAIMLKRQYARQIVVSAGIELGVNPAAVRELTEVAERHPWDRVALSYHFVWDETANIHLNISSAKDPNLRLLQARDPVALALEYYDVLARHIPVFRPFMICHLDVPRRNLPDVSDEPAVRAAIRRVLAAMRQAGAALEINTAGYVYTGQLYPAPGTLSEAIRMGLNLVFASDSHAPDRPGTDFDRALAEILPKLEDGR
- a CDS encoding bifunctional metallophosphatase/5'-nucleotidase translates to MIKTLPIISLILLLAVAAPAPPGAAVKKPADQVRVTVIQTTDIHGRLAAWDYYRGAPADLGLVRVAAHVRAARQDNPHLLLIDNGDSIQGSPLAYYYAEVKSDEPNPVIQAMNAMNYDAMTVGNHEFNFGLDVLQRCRREARFPFLSANTYRTDRPDQPFFEPYIVRQYGPVRIGVLGLTTRNIPNWETPANYEGLEFRETLQEAVRWVKILRDQERVDAIIVNTHEGYEADLETGQPNGSGYENAAWAILQQVPGVDVLLTGHAHENIPPRLVNGVLTAQGHRWAEHLVHIDLVFRKQGKRWTLAEKTGRNVPMKGPEDPAVAALVEPAHAATLRWLDETIGTAEDDLSAEGVYVRDNPLLDLVHTVMRVHTGAQMSMAAYLPGRPLTIRRGDIKVRDIYALYVYENTTVTLGLSGKDVAAALEHAAGVYDQAEWDPGQQLLRLGQAPNFRIYNFDTLSGADYAIDPTRPAGERLRYLYYQNRPIDPAAEFTVAVSNYQAVGGGHYDMFRRGRRIAFDSTDIRTLIIQHIRRKGRLAPECDHNWHLAVPVELRLASRRTTAPASDSR